In Quercus robur chromosome 10, dhQueRobu3.1, whole genome shotgun sequence, a genomic segment contains:
- the LOC126702308 gene encoding transcription factor CYCLOIDEA-like isoform X2, with the protein MTSTPVVETQTLLLDPSYEDNDVFFQHIYDLLFHQHSFIMRAEDTVTEAVANSNMMNSNNSDINVHMAEHIPRKRSRKRDQRIKINTAQGPRERRMRLSVKVAPDFFKLQDLLGCDTASKTLEWLLINSKDEIKKLEIEKKHSFSVGVKGASSTSKCQTVSGIDPVAIHDRDQQNSVLEEKTSKKEKKIGQSVLRKSAFHPLVRESRKKARERARERARVKMRSRVDESKLCEVASNCNLSQLGSWSKFESGEESGTQSHNMNTFELRELPESEEGSVHAGEHLGASKAMVDDDYLLIFNSHNTGILPERQFADFEFFDEPWDAYK; encoded by the coding sequence ATGACATCGACTCCAGTTGTAGAAACACAAACCCTTCTCCTTGATCCTTCTTATGAAGATAATGACGTTTTCTTCCAACACATATATGACCTGTTATTTCACCAGCATTCCTTTATTATGAGAGCTGAGGATACCGTAACTGAAGCTGTAGCTAACAGCAACATGATGAATTCCAACAACAGCGACATCAATGTACACATGGCCGAGCACATCCCCAgaaaaagatcaagaaaaaGAGATCAGCGTATCAAGATTAATACTGCTCAAGGACCAAGGGAAAGGAGAATGAGATTGTCCGTTAAAGTTGCCCCGGATTTTTTCAAACTGCAAGATTTGCTAGGCTGTGACACGGCCAGTAAAACCCTTGAGTGGTTACTCATAAATTCAAAAGATGAAATTAAGAAGCTGGAAATAGAGAAGAAGCACAGTTTCAGCGTTGGTGTCAAGGGTGCTTCTTCTACTTCTAAGTGTCAAACTGTGTCTGGCATTGATCCTGTGGCAATTCATGACAGAGATCAGCAGAACAGTGTTTTGGAAGAGAAAACTtcgaagaaagagaagaagattgGGCAGTCAGTGTTACGCAAGAGTGCATTTCACCCTCTTGTAAGGGAGTCAAggaagaaagcaagggaaagGGCACGGGAGAGGGCAAGAGTAAAGATGAGGAGTCGGGTAGATGAATCGAAGTTATGTGAAGTGGCAAGCAATTGTAACTTAAGCCAATTAGGTTCTTGGAGTAAATTTGAATCTGGAGAAGAATCTGGAACCCAAAGCCATAACATGAACACTTTTGAGCTAAGGGAGCTACCTGAGTCTGAAGAAGGAAGCGTTCACGCCGGAGAACATTTAGGGGCTTCAAAAGCCATGGTTGACGATGATTATTTGCTGATTTTCAATTCTCACAATACTGGAATACTCCCGGAG